The Cydia amplana chromosome 11, ilCydAmpl1.1, whole genome shotgun sequence genome includes a region encoding these proteins:
- the LOC134652119 gene encoding probable small nuclear ribonucleoprotein E, whose product MAYKGPPKVQKVMVQPINLIFRYLQNRSRVQIWLYENVNLRIEGHIVGFDEYMNIVLDEAEEVHMKTKNRKQVGRIMMKGDNITLIQNVNPNAAV is encoded by the coding sequence ATGGCATACAAAGGCCCACCGAAAGTCCAGAAGGTGATGGTGCAGCCCATCAACCTCATCTTCAGATATCTGCAGAACAGAAGCCGAGTGCAAATTTGGTTGTACGAGAACGTAAATCTCCGGATCGAGGGCCACATTGTAGGTTTCGACGAATACATGAACATTGTCTTGGACGAGGCCGAGGAAGTGCACATGAAGACCAAAAACAGAAAGCAAGTTGGAAGAATTATGATGAAAGGAGACAATATAACGCTTATCCAAAACGTCAATCCTAACGCCGCTGTGTGA